A stretch of Planococcus citri chromosome 5, ihPlaCitr1.1, whole genome shotgun sequence DNA encodes these proteins:
- the LOC135846327 gene encoding uncharacterized protein LOC135846327: MKSLAYLCILVCEQVFIHGAFLSKQQSLKRWASFKIEHSKNYETEKEDERRMKIYLDNLKKIIHHNELFKKGRTTYELGINKFSDLADEEFAKLYLSTFETNRNISKESPNQDSFFEDSPEYKNWVKEGKVTSIKDQGQCGSCWAFAVVATVESHVAIKTGKLEDLSPQHLVDCDRESYGCNGGYLSSAFSYVRRRGIATEESYPYHAEKNTCQSKRRGARITGYKLVPSNERKIKQIVSTIGPVTVAIDCGNQINQYQSGIFAPESGYSRGGHAVMIVGYGTESGTDYWLVKNSWSKSWGMDGYFKIIRNQNACGITDEVYYPTGAH; encoded by the exons ATGAAATCACTCGCATATTTGTGCATATTAGTCTGCGAACAAGTATTCATACACGGTGCTTTTCTCAGTAAACAACAAAGCTTGAAGAGATGGGCTTCTTTCAAG atCGAACACAGCAAGAATTACGAAACGGAGAAAGAAGACGAGAGAAGGATGAAAATCTACTTGGATAATCTGAAGAAAATAATCCATCACaacgaacttttcaaaaaaggacGAACTACGTACGAACTaggaataaataaattttcagatttg GCCGACGAAGAATTCGCCAAGCTATATTTATCTACGTTTGAAACGAATCGAAATATCAGTAAGGAGTCACCCAACCAAGACTCTTTTTTCGAGGATTCTCCAGAATACAAGAATTGGGTTAAAGAGGGAAAAGTGACTTCTATCAAAGATCAAGGTCAATGTGGGAGTTGTTGGGCATTTGCTGTT GTGGCTACTGTGGAATCTCATGTGGCcataaaaactggaaaattagAAGATCTTAGTCCACAACACTTGGTAGATTGTGACAGGGAATCGTACGGTTGCAATGGAGGGTACTTGTCATCGGCATTCAGTTATGTGAGAAGAAGAGGAATTGCAACCGAAGAATCGTATCCATACCATGCTGAG aaaaacacctgTCAATCAAAGCGCAGAGGAGCTCGCATCACAGGATACAAATTAGTCCCGTCCAATGAAcgtaaaattaaacaaattgtAAGCACTATTGGACCCGTTACTGTTGCCATTGATTGCGGTAATCAGATAAATCAGTATCAATCAG GAATTTTCGCTCCAGAGAGTGGTTATTCAAGAGGTGGTCATGCTGTTATGATAGTTGGCTACGGTACCGAATCAGGAACCGATTATTGGCTGGTGAAGAATTCTTGGTCGAAGAGTTGGGGTATGGACGGATACTTTAAAATAATTCGTAACCAGAATGCATGTGGAATCACAGACGAAGTTTACTACCCAACGGGAGCACATTGA
- the LOC135846324 gene encoding procathepsin L-like encodes MKSFTYLVLICVQVFVHSAVLNEEELSLQKWTSFKIQHGKEYEAEEEDKRRMKIFLDNERKIAEHNELYEKGEVTYKQGINKFSDLTNEEFAELYLTDFGNDQNVIEEFPIANNFSLEEYQEPPPSKNWLKEGFVSPVKQQGTCGSCWAFATVGAIEAHVAIKTRNKKFRILSEQNLVDCVKEAHGCHGGFMADAYNYVKRNKGIAFNKFYRYKGEQGRCRYKKNQRGASIQGYKRISQGDEEEMKNVIGTVGPVSVGIARGDLIQSYHSGIYRKSNCKPTRYTSHALLIVGYGTESNARGEMDYWLVKNSWGPDWGSNGYIKIARNENTCGIASSAEYPIGVR; translated from the exons ATGAAATCCTTCACGTACCTGGTATTAATCTGCGTGCAAGTATTTGTACACAGTGCCGTTCTGAATGAAGAAGAACTCAGCTTACAAAAATGGACTTCTTTCaag ATTCAACATGGCAAAGAATACGAAGCCGAAGAAGAAGATAAACGAAGAATGAAAATCTTTTTGGATAATGAGAGGAAAATAGCCGAGCATAATGAACTTTACGAAAAAGGCGAAGTGACCTATAAACAaggaataaataaattttctgatttG acCAACGAAGAGTTCGCTGAGCTATATTTAACTGATTTCGGTAACGATCAAAATGTAATTGAGGAGTTTCCCATCGCTAACAACTTTTCCTTAGAAGAGTATCAGGAGCCTCCGCCTTCCAAAAATTGGCTTAAAGAAGGATTTGTATCTCCTGTTAAACAACAAGGAACTTGTGGTAGTTGTTGGGCATTCGCAACG gtTGGAGCCATTGAAGCACACGTTGCCATAAAAactcgaaacaaaaaatttcgcaTTCTGAGTGAGCAAAACCTGGTAGATTGTGTGAAAGAAGCACACGGTTGTCATGGAGGTTTTATGGCAGATGCATATAATTATGTGAAAAGAAACAAAGGAATTGCGTTCAATAAATTTTATCGATACAAAGGCGAG CAAGGCCGCTGCCGAtacaaaaaaaaccaaagaGGAGCTAGCATTCAGGGTTACAAACGTATCTCACAAGGAGatgaagaagaaatgaaaaacgttATAGGCACCGTCGGACCAGTTAGTGTTGGTATTGCACGTGGCGATCTGATACAGTCTTATCATTCAG GTATTTACAGAAAATCGAATTGTAAACCCACGCGATATACTTCACATGCACTGCTGATAGTTGGCTACGGTACGGAATCGAATGCAAGAGGAGAAATGGATTACTGGCTGGTGAAAAACTCTTGGGGACCTGATTGGGGTTCAAACGGATACATTAAAATTGCTCGTAACGAGAACACTTGTGGAATTGCAAGCTCGGCTGAGTACCCAATAGGAGTACGGTAG
- the LOC135846326 gene encoding procathepsin L-like: protein MESFTYLYMLIICSQVSVHAVVLNGEQILQKWVSFKSQHSKKYETEKEDARRMKIYLDNVNKIIQHNELFEKGQATYQLGINQFSDLTTEEFAKVYLSKFHTNHNATKEFFTADFSLDNTPEDKDWVEEGKVTSVKNQRSCGSCWAFAVVATIESHIAINTGRLEDLSEQDLVDCDDGSSGCDGGHEDTAFSYVERKGIATEESYPYEAEQYSCRSGHSGASITGYRSAWNEKEMKKVVGSIGPVSVAIDCGDQIQNYESGIFVPESSDYYAGHAVMVVGYGTHADSGMDYWLVKNSWSTSWGEDGYFKIVRNQDACGISNSVYYPTGAR, encoded by the exons ATGGAATCATTCACATATCTCTACATGTTAATAATTTGCTCACAAGTATCAGTACATGCTGTGGTCTTAAATGGAGAACAAATCTTGCAAAAATGGGTTTCTTTCAAG AGTCAGCACAGCAAAAAATACGAAACCGAAAAAGAAGACGCACGAAGGATGAAAATCTACTTGGACAACGTGAATAAAATAATCCAGCATAATGAACTTTTCGAAAAAGGCCAAGCAACTTACCAACTAGGAATAAATCAATTCTCAGATTtg ACTACTGAGGAGTTTGCGAAGgtgtacctatctaaatttcACACCAATCACAATGCAACTAAGGAGTTTTTCACGGCAGACTTTTCCTTGGATAATACTCCGGAAGATAAAGATTGGGTCGAGGAAGGGAAGGTTACTTCGGTGAAAAATCAACGTTCATGTGGCAGTTGTTGGGCATTTGCTGTG GTAGCAACTATAGAATCACACATTGCCATAAACACTGGAAGATTGGAGGATCTTAGTGAACAAGACCTGGTAGATTGTGACGATGGATCTTCCGGTTGTGACGGAGGTCACGAAGACACGGCATTCTCTTACGTAGAAAGAAAAGGAATTGCAACAGAAGAATCGTATCCATACGAGGCGGAG CAATATAGTTGTCGATCAGGGCACAGTGGAGCTAGCATCACAGGATACAGATCAGCCTggaatgaaaaagaaatgaaaaaagttgtcggcTCCATTGGTCCAGTTAGTGTTGCCATTGATTGCGGTGATCAGATACAAAACTATGAATCAG GTATTTTCGTGCCAGAAAGTAGTGATTATTACGCTGGGCACGCTGTTATGGTAGTTGGCTACGGAACACATGCGGATTCAGGAATGGATTACTGGTTGGTGAAAAATTCTTGGTCAACGAGTTGGGGTGAGGACGGATATTTTAAGATTGTTCGTAATCAGGATGCGTGTGGAATCTCAAATTCGGTTTATTATCCCACTGGAGCACGCTGA